Proteins encoded together in one Cicer arietinum cultivar CDC Frontier isolate Library 1 chromosome 4, Cicar.CDCFrontier_v2.0, whole genome shotgun sequence window:
- the LOC101497724 gene encoding long chain acyl-CoA synthetase 1-like, producing the protein MKSFAAKIEEGKEGRNGMPCVGPLYRNLLSKNEFPPMDPHFNTSWDIFSMSVKNHSQNRMLGWRKVVDGKLGPYVWKTYKEAYEEVMQIGSALRASGAESGSKIGVYGSNCPQWIVAMEACCAQSFICVPLYDTLGAGAVNFILDHAEIDFVFVQDKKFKELLNSDCKSSKRLKAIVGFTSLNEEEKDVATNIGVKAYSWDEFLHMGKEKPSSICPPLAHDICTIMYTSGTSGDPKGVVLTHENVVALVRGLDIFLEQFEDKMTVEDVYLSFLPLAHILDRTIEEYFFRRGASVGYYHGDLNALLEDLNELKPTLFAGVPRVFEKVYEGITKAVAQLNPVRRTVFGMLYNYKLGWLKKGYKQKNASRLADLLAFRKVKARLGGRVRLIISGGAALSSEIEEFLRVTTCAFVCQGYGLTETCGPTTLTFPDEMCMLGTVGAVSVYNELQLEEVSEMGYNPLATPPCGEICIRGKTVFTGYYKNPELTKETIRDGWFHTGDIGEMLPNGVVKIIDRKKNLIKLSQGEYIALEYLENVYGITPIVEDIWVYGNSFKSLLVAVVVPNEEVTNKWAYANGHIDSFSKLCTLDQLKKFVLSELKATAERNKLKGFEHIKGVILDPLPFDMERDLVTATLKKKRNNMLKYYKVEIDELYQNLTGDKLKR; encoded by the exons atgaagagTTTTGCAGCTaagattgaagaaggaaaagAAGGTAGAAATGGCATGCCTTGTGTTGGTCCTCTTTACCGCAACCTCCTCTCCAAAAATGAATTCCCTCCAATGGATCCTCATTTCAACACTTCTTGGGATATTTTCAG TATGTCTGTAAAAAATCATTCTCAAAACCGGATGTTGGGATGGCGTAAAGTTGTTGATGGAAAG TTAGGACCATATGTATGGAAGACATACAAGGAAGCTTATGAAGAAGTTATGCAAATTGGTTCTGCTTTAAGAGCATCTGGTGCTGAATCT GGATCTAAAATTGGAGTTTATGGATCTAATTGCCCACAATGGATTGTAGCAATGGAG GCTTGTTGTGCACAAAGCTTCATTTGTGTGCCTCTTTATGACACCCTTG GGGCTGGTGCTGTAAATTTTATCCTAGATCACGCAGAAatagattttgtttttgttcaagATAAGAAGTTTAAAGAG CTTCTAAATTCTGACTGCAAATCCTCTAAGAGACTGAAAG CCATAGTGGGATTCACTTCATTAAATGAGGAAGAGAAAGATGTGGCCACCAACATTGGAGTTAAGGCATATTCATGGGATGAATTTTTACACATG GGAAAAGAAAAGCCATCAAGTATTTGTCCTCCTCTGGCTCATGATATATGCACAATAATGTATACAAGTGGGACAAGTGGAGATCCTAAAGGTGTTGTTTTAACGCACGAAAACGTAGTGGCTTTAGTTAGAGGGTTGGATATTTTCTTGGAACAATTTGAGGACAAG ATGACTGTGGAAGATGTGTATTTATCTTTCCTCCCTTTAGCTCACATACTTGATCGAACAATTGAGGAGTACTTTTTCCGTAGGGGTGCATCTGTTGGCTACTATCATGGG GATCTGAACGCGTTGCTGGAAGATTTAAATGAGTTAAAGCCAACACTATTTGCTGGTGTCCCACGGGTTTTTGAAAAAGTGTATGAAG GTATCACGAAAGCAGTGGCCCAACTAAATCCAGTGAGGAGAACAGTTTTTGGCATGCTCTACAACTA cAAACTTGGTTGGTTGAAGAAAGGATACAAACAGAAAAATGCATCACGTTTAGCAGATCTACTAGCCTTCAGAAAG GTAAAAGCAAGGCTAGGTGGACGTGTTAGACTGATAATATCTGGAGGTGCAGCCTTAAGCTCTGAGATAGAAGAATTCTTGCGTGTCACTACTTGTGCCTTTGTATGCCAAGGCTATG GTTTGACAGAAACATGTGGACCTACCACTCTCACATTTCCCGATGAAATGTGCATGCTAGGCACTGTTGGTGCTGTATCTGTATATAATGAATTGCAGTTAGAAGAAGTTTCAGAAATGGGTTACAATCCTCTTGCAACTCCTCCTTGTGGTGAGATTTGTATCAGAGGGAAAACTGTTTTTACTGGTTACTATAAAAATCCTGAGTTAACTAAAGAAACTATTAGAGATGGATGGTTTCACACAG GGGACATAGGAGAGATGCTTCCTAATGGTGTTGTTAAGATTATTGATAGGAAGAAGAATCTTATTAAACTTTCTCAAGGAGAGTATATAGCACTTGAGTATTTGGAAAATGTTTATGGAATCACTCCAATAGTTgaagat ATTTGGGTATATGGGAATAGCTTCAAGTCATTGCTGGTAGCAGTAGTTGTTCCAAATGAAGAAGTTACTAATAAGTGGGCTTATGCAAATGGTCACATTGATTCTTTCTCCAAACTCTGTACTCTTGACCAATTGAAGAAATTTGTTCTATCTGAGCTCAAGGCTACAGCTGAGAGAAACAAG CTGAAGGGATTTGAACATATCAAAGGGGTCATATTAGACCCGCTTCCATTTGACATGGAAAGAGACTTGGTGACTGCaacattaaaaaagaaaaggaacaaTATGCTCAAGTACTATAAG GTGGAGATAGATGAACTATACCAAAATTTGACTGGAGATAAGCTTAAGCGTTGA
- the LOC101498048 gene encoding probable pre-mRNA-splicing factor ATP-dependent RNA helicase DEAH2 isoform X2, whose amino-acid sequence MGTERKRKVSLFDVVDDSAAKMVKTNGVSIGNSLINRWNGKAYSQRYYEILEKRKTLPVWHQKEDFLQVLRDNQTLILVGETGSGKTTQIPQFVLEAVELETADKRKKMMIACTQPRRVAAMSVSRRVAEEMDVSIGEEVGYSIRFEDCSSARTVLKYLTDGMLLREAMTDPLLERYKVIILDEAHERTLATDVLFGLLKEVLKNRPDLKLVVMSATLEAEKFQGYFFGAPLMKVPGRLHPVEIFYTQEPERDYLEAAIRTVVQIHMCEPPGDILVFLTGEEEIEDACRKISKEVANLGDQVGPVKAVPLYSTLPPAMQQKIFEPAPPPVKEGGPAGRKIVVSTNIAETSLTIDGIVYVIDPGFAKQKVYNPRVRVESLLVSPISKASAHQRSGRAGRTQPGKCFRLYTERSFNNDLQPQTYPEILRSNLANTVLTLKKLGIDDLVHFDFMDPPAPETLMRALEVLNYLGALDDDGNLTKLGEIMSEFPLDPQMSKMLVVSPEFNCSNEILSISAMLSDSCSFSVFSHEENGVLSPLCIC is encoded by the exons ATGGGTACGGAGAGGAAGAGGAAGGTGAGTTTATTCGACGTCGTGGACGACTCTGCAGCTAAGATGGTGAAAACAAACGGCGTTTCAATCGGTAACAGCCTTATAAACCGATGGAACGGTAAAGCTTACTCTCAAAGATACTAtgaaattttggagaagaggAAAACCCTACCTGTTTGGCACCAGAAAGAGGATTTCTTGCAGGTTTTGAGGGATAACCAGACTTTGATTCTCGTTGGTGAGACTGGTAGTGGAAAAACCACACAG ATCCCTCAGTTTGTTTTGGAAGCTGTTGAATTAGAGACAGCTGATAAACGCAAGAAGATGATGATTGCATGCACTCAGCCTCGTAGAGTGGCTGCAATGTCTGTTTCTCGCCGTGTGGCCGAAGAGATGGATGTGAGTATTGGTGAAGAGGTTGGTTATAGCATCAGATTTGAAGATTGTAGTAGTGCAAGGACTGTTTTGAa GTATCTAACAGATGGTATGCTTTTGAGAGAAGCAATGACAGATCCACTTTTGGAACGATACAAAGTAATTATTCTTGATGAGGCACATGAAAGGACTTTGGCTACTGATGTGCTATTTGGCCTTCTAAAGGAAGTTCTTAAAAACAGACCTGACTTGAAGTTGGTTGTTATGAGTGCAACACTTGAAGCTGAAAAGTTTCAGGGCTATTTTTTTGGAGCCCCGCTTATGAAAGTTCCTGGAAGGCTACATCCTGTGGAAATCTTTTATACTCAGGAACCAGAAAGGGATTACTTGGAGGCTGCAATTAGGACAGTAGTGCAGATTCACATGTGTGAACCTCCTGGAGACATACTTGTTTTTCTCACTGGAGAGGAAGAGATAGAAGATGCGTGCCGCAAAATATCTAAAGAAGTTGCAAATTTGGGGGATCAGGTGGGCCCTGTGAAAGCAGTACCATTGTATTCTACTCTTCCCCCAGCTATGCAGCAGAAGATTTTTGAGCCAGCTCCACCTCCAGTAAAAGAGGGAGGCCCCGCCGGAAGGAAGATTGTGGTATCAACGAACATAGCAGAAACTTCCTTGACAATTGATGGTATAGTCTATGTTATTGATCCTGGATTTGCTAAGCAGAAGGTTTATAATCCTCGAGTTCGTGTTGAGTCATTGTTGGTGTCTCCAATATCAAAGGCTAGTGCACACCAAAGATCTGGACGTGCTGGAAGAACTCAACCAGGGAAATGCTTTAGACTGTATACCGAAAGAAGTTTCAATAATGATCTTCAGCCTCAGACGTATCCTGAAATTTTGAGATCTAATCTTGCCAACACGGTTCTTACATTGAAGAAACTAGGTATAGATGATTTAGTGCATTTTGACTTCATGGACCCTCCTGCCCCTGAAACCTTAATGCGTGCTTTGGAGGTGTTGAATTACTTGGGTGCACTGGATGATGATGGTAACTTGACAAAGCTTGGTGAGATCATGAGCGAGTTTCCATTGGACCCTCAGATGTCGAAGATGCTTGTTGTTAGTCCTGAGTTCAACTGTTCAAATGAGATTCTTTCAATTTCCGCCATGCTATCAG ATAGTTGCAGTTTCTCAGTATTCTCTCATGAAGAAAATGGTGTGCTCTCGCCTCTATGCATCTGCTGA
- the LOC101498048 gene encoding probable pre-mRNA-splicing factor ATP-dependent RNA helicase DEAH2 isoform X3, translated as MGTERKRKVSLFDVVDDSAAKMVKTNGVSIGNSLINRWNGKAYSQRYYEILEKRKTLPVWHQKEDFLQVLRDNQTLILVGETGSGKTTQIPQFVLEAVELETADKRKKMMIACTQPRRVAAMSVSRRVAEEMDVSIGEEVGYSIRFEDCSSARTVLKYLTDGMLLREAMTDPLLERYKVIILDEAHERTLATDVLFGLLKEVLKNRPDLKLVVMSATLEAEKFQGYFFGAPLMKVPGRLHPVEIFYTQEPERDYLEAAIRTVVQIHMCEPPGDILVFLTGEEEIEDACRKISKEVANLGDQVGPVKAVPLYSTLPPAMQQKIFEPAPPPVKEGGPAGRKIVVSTNIAETSLTIDGIVYVIDPGFAKQKVYNPRVRVESLLVSPISKASAHQRSGRAGRTQPGKCFRLYTERSFNNDLQPQTYPEILRSNLANTVLTLKKLGIDDLVHFDFMDPPAPETLMRALEVLNYLGALDDDGNLTKLGEIMSEFPLDPQMSKMLVVSPEFNCSNEILSISAMLSVFSHEENGVLSPLCIC; from the exons ATGGGTACGGAGAGGAAGAGGAAGGTGAGTTTATTCGACGTCGTGGACGACTCTGCAGCTAAGATGGTGAAAACAAACGGCGTTTCAATCGGTAACAGCCTTATAAACCGATGGAACGGTAAAGCTTACTCTCAAAGATACTAtgaaattttggagaagaggAAAACCCTACCTGTTTGGCACCAGAAAGAGGATTTCTTGCAGGTTTTGAGGGATAACCAGACTTTGATTCTCGTTGGTGAGACTGGTAGTGGAAAAACCACACAG ATCCCTCAGTTTGTTTTGGAAGCTGTTGAATTAGAGACAGCTGATAAACGCAAGAAGATGATGATTGCATGCACTCAGCCTCGTAGAGTGGCTGCAATGTCTGTTTCTCGCCGTGTGGCCGAAGAGATGGATGTGAGTATTGGTGAAGAGGTTGGTTATAGCATCAGATTTGAAGATTGTAGTAGTGCAAGGACTGTTTTGAa GTATCTAACAGATGGTATGCTTTTGAGAGAAGCAATGACAGATCCACTTTTGGAACGATACAAAGTAATTATTCTTGATGAGGCACATGAAAGGACTTTGGCTACTGATGTGCTATTTGGCCTTCTAAAGGAAGTTCTTAAAAACAGACCTGACTTGAAGTTGGTTGTTATGAGTGCAACACTTGAAGCTGAAAAGTTTCAGGGCTATTTTTTTGGAGCCCCGCTTATGAAAGTTCCTGGAAGGCTACATCCTGTGGAAATCTTTTATACTCAGGAACCAGAAAGGGATTACTTGGAGGCTGCAATTAGGACAGTAGTGCAGATTCACATGTGTGAACCTCCTGGAGACATACTTGTTTTTCTCACTGGAGAGGAAGAGATAGAAGATGCGTGCCGCAAAATATCTAAAGAAGTTGCAAATTTGGGGGATCAGGTGGGCCCTGTGAAAGCAGTACCATTGTATTCTACTCTTCCCCCAGCTATGCAGCAGAAGATTTTTGAGCCAGCTCCACCTCCAGTAAAAGAGGGAGGCCCCGCCGGAAGGAAGATTGTGGTATCAACGAACATAGCAGAAACTTCCTTGACAATTGATGGTATAGTCTATGTTATTGATCCTGGATTTGCTAAGCAGAAGGTTTATAATCCTCGAGTTCGTGTTGAGTCATTGTTGGTGTCTCCAATATCAAAGGCTAGTGCACACCAAAGATCTGGACGTGCTGGAAGAACTCAACCAGGGAAATGCTTTAGACTGTATACCGAAAGAAGTTTCAATAATGATCTTCAGCCTCAGACGTATCCTGAAATTTTGAGATCTAATCTTGCCAACACGGTTCTTACATTGAAGAAACTAGGTATAGATGATTTAGTGCATTTTGACTTCATGGACCCTCCTGCCCCTGAAACCTTAATGCGTGCTTTGGAGGTGTTGAATTACTTGGGTGCACTGGATGATGATGGTAACTTGACAAAGCTTGGTGAGATCATGAGCGAGTTTCCATTGGACCCTCAGATGTCGAAGATGCTTGTTGTTAGTCCTGAGTTCAACTGTTCAAATGAGATTCTTTCAATTTCCGCCATGCTATCAG TATTCTCTCATGAAGAAAATGGTGTGCTCTCGCCTCTATGCATCTGCTGA
- the LOC101498048 gene encoding probable pre-mRNA-splicing factor ATP-dependent RNA helicase DEAH2 isoform X1: MGTERKRKVSLFDVVDDSAAKMVKTNGVSIGNSLINRWNGKAYSQRYYEILEKRKTLPVWHQKEDFLQVLRDNQTLILVGETGSGKTTQIPQFVLEAVELETADKRKKMMIACTQPRRVAAMSVSRRVAEEMDVSIGEEVGYSIRFEDCSSARTVLKYLTDGMLLREAMTDPLLERYKVIILDEAHERTLATDVLFGLLKEVLKNRPDLKLVVMSATLEAEKFQGYFFGAPLMKVPGRLHPVEIFYTQEPERDYLEAAIRTVVQIHMCEPPGDILVFLTGEEEIEDACRKISKEVANLGDQVGPVKAVPLYSTLPPAMQQKIFEPAPPPVKEGGPAGRKIVVSTNIAETSLTIDGIVYVIDPGFAKQKVYNPRVRVESLLVSPISKASAHQRSGRAGRTQPGKCFRLYTERSFNNDLQPQTYPEILRSNLANTVLTLKKLGIDDLVHFDFMDPPAPETLMRALEVLNYLGALDDDGNLTKLGEIMSEFPLDPQMSKMLVVSPEFNCSNEILSISAMLSVPNCFIRPREAQKAADEAKARFGHIDGDHLTLLNVYHAYKQNNEDASWCYDNFVNNRALKSADNVRQQLVRIMARFNLKLCSTDFNSRDYYINIRKAMLAGYFMQVAHLERTGHYLTVKDNQVVHLHPSNCLDHKPEWVIYNEYVLTSRNFIRTVTDIRGEWLVDIAPHYYDLSNFPQCEAKRVLEKLYKKREKDKDEARNRK, from the exons ATGGGTACGGAGAGGAAGAGGAAGGTGAGTTTATTCGACGTCGTGGACGACTCTGCAGCTAAGATGGTGAAAACAAACGGCGTTTCAATCGGTAACAGCCTTATAAACCGATGGAACGGTAAAGCTTACTCTCAAAGATACTAtgaaattttggagaagaggAAAACCCTACCTGTTTGGCACCAGAAAGAGGATTTCTTGCAGGTTTTGAGGGATAACCAGACTTTGATTCTCGTTGGTGAGACTGGTAGTGGAAAAACCACACAG ATCCCTCAGTTTGTTTTGGAAGCTGTTGAATTAGAGACAGCTGATAAACGCAAGAAGATGATGATTGCATGCACTCAGCCTCGTAGAGTGGCTGCAATGTCTGTTTCTCGCCGTGTGGCCGAAGAGATGGATGTGAGTATTGGTGAAGAGGTTGGTTATAGCATCAGATTTGAAGATTGTAGTAGTGCAAGGACTGTTTTGAa GTATCTAACAGATGGTATGCTTTTGAGAGAAGCAATGACAGATCCACTTTTGGAACGATACAAAGTAATTATTCTTGATGAGGCACATGAAAGGACTTTGGCTACTGATGTGCTATTTGGCCTTCTAAAGGAAGTTCTTAAAAACAGACCTGACTTGAAGTTGGTTGTTATGAGTGCAACACTTGAAGCTGAAAAGTTTCAGGGCTATTTTTTTGGAGCCCCGCTTATGAAAGTTCCTGGAAGGCTACATCCTGTGGAAATCTTTTATACTCAGGAACCAGAAAGGGATTACTTGGAGGCTGCAATTAGGACAGTAGTGCAGATTCACATGTGTGAACCTCCTGGAGACATACTTGTTTTTCTCACTGGAGAGGAAGAGATAGAAGATGCGTGCCGCAAAATATCTAAAGAAGTTGCAAATTTGGGGGATCAGGTGGGCCCTGTGAAAGCAGTACCATTGTATTCTACTCTTCCCCCAGCTATGCAGCAGAAGATTTTTGAGCCAGCTCCACCTCCAGTAAAAGAGGGAGGCCCCGCCGGAAGGAAGATTGTGGTATCAACGAACATAGCAGAAACTTCCTTGACAATTGATGGTATAGTCTATGTTATTGATCCTGGATTTGCTAAGCAGAAGGTTTATAATCCTCGAGTTCGTGTTGAGTCATTGTTGGTGTCTCCAATATCAAAGGCTAGTGCACACCAAAGATCTGGACGTGCTGGAAGAACTCAACCAGGGAAATGCTTTAGACTGTATACCGAAAGAAGTTTCAATAATGATCTTCAGCCTCAGACGTATCCTGAAATTTTGAGATCTAATCTTGCCAACACGGTTCTTACATTGAAGAAACTAGGTATAGATGATTTAGTGCATTTTGACTTCATGGACCCTCCTGCCCCTGAAACCTTAATGCGTGCTTTGGAGGTGTTGAATTACTTGGGTGCACTGGATGATGATGGTAACTTGACAAAGCTTGGTGAGATCATGAGCGAGTTTCCATTGGACCCTCAGATGTCGAAGATGCTTGTTGTTAGTCCTGAGTTCAACTGTTCAAATGAGATTCTTTCAATTTCCGCCATGCTATCAG TACCCAACTGCTTTATCCGGCCTAGGGAGGCACAAAAAGCTGCGGATGAAGCAAAAGCTAGGTTTGGGCACATTGATGGAGATCATCTCACACTCTTGAACGTATACCATGCCTACAAGCAAAACA ATGAGGATGCTTCTTGGTGCTACGACAACTTCGTTAATAATAGGGCGCTGAAATCGGCTGATAATGTTCGACAACAGCTTGTTCGTATCATGGCTCGGTTTAACTTGAAGTTGTGCAGCACCGACTTCAATAGTCGCGACTACTATATCAACATAAGAAAGGCGATGCTAGCAGGATATTTTATGCAGGTGGCTCATCTTGAACGGACAGGACACTACTTGACAGTGAAAGACAACCAG GTGGTGCACTTGCATCCATCAAATTGCCTGGACCACAAGCCTGAGTGGGTTATCTATAATGAATATGTTCTTACCAGTCGGAATTTTATACGTACTGTGACCGACATACGCGGTGAATG GTTAGTTGATATAGCACCCCATTACTATGATTTGTCTAATTTTCCACAATGTGAAGCGAAACGTGTTCTTGAAAAGCTATACAAGAAACGTGAGAAAGACAAGGACGAAGCCCGGAATCGTAAATGA